The nucleotide window CTCGGGGGTCTCGGCGAGCGAGAAGCGGGCCGTGTCGGGGGCCGGGGCCCTGGACACACCGGGGTCGGGGGTCGGGGAGGAAGGGGGGTCGGCGATGTCGGATTCCTGGACCGCGCGGACCGGGTCGACGACGCCCCAGCCCACGAAGTTGTCGCGGCCGTTCACCGAGCGTTCCGCCGTCTGTTCGATCTGGGTGACGATCTGGGCGGGCGTCCAGTCCTTGTGCTTCTCCTTCAGCAGGGCCGCCACGCCCGCGACGAACGGGGCCGAGAAGCTCGTGCCGTTGTCCGTGCACTGGCCGTCGTCGGGGACCGTGGACACGATGTCGACGCCGGGGGCCGCCACGTCCACGGACTCGCCCGCCTGCGAGAAGGGCGCGCGTTCGTTGTTGCGGTCCGAGGAGGCCACGGCGAGGACGCCGGGGAAGGACGCCGGGTAGGTGTTCTTCACCTCGCCGTCCAGCCCGTCGTTGCCGGCGGAGGCGACCACGACGACCTTCGCGGCGAGGGCGTTACGGACCGCCGTGGCGAGCTTGGATGTGGCCGACAGCGGCTTCGTCGTGTCCTGGGAGATGTTGATGACGTCGGCGTCCTGGTCGACCGCGTAGGTGATCGCCGCCGCCATGGAGTCCGAGTCGCCGCTGTTCTCGGCGTCGTTCTGGCGGATCGGGATGATCGTGGCGTTGGGCGCGAGGCCCACGAAGCCCGTTCCCTTGTGGGGGCGGGCCGCGATGATGCCGGCGACCTTCGTGCCGTGTCCCACCCGGTCGTTGGTGGGGTCGGCGGCCTTGCCCTTGGCGAGGTAGTCACGGCCGGCCGCCTTGTCGACCGCCTTCGACAGCTGCGGGTTCTTGTCGTCGACGCCGGTGTCGATGACCGCGACCCGGATGCCCTTGCCCTTGTCGGTGCCCTGCCACAGCTCGTCGAGCAGGACGCGCTGCAGGGCCCAGGGGCGGCCCTTGATCTGTTTGGCGGGGAAGGTGCACTCGCCGCTGCCGTCGAGCCGCACGCGCGCGTGGAGGGCATCGGGCCGCACGCGCGCGCGGACGTCGTTCAACGGCAGGCGCGCGTGGGCATGCTCCGGCCGCTCCGCGCGCGCGTGGGCCGCGGGTACGGCGGCTGTGGTCGGGGTCGTGGCCAGCACGGTCAGGGTCAGCGCCGCTGCCAGCAGGGTTGTCTTGTTCGGCGACACCGGTACGTCGCTCCCGTCCTTCTCTTCTGTCGACGTCGAGGCCGTCGCGGTCACGAACCCTGCGGCTGCCGGGCGCTGTTGGTGTCCAGGCGCGGCCCCTTGGCCAGGAACTCCGACCACACCAGCGGCACCTTGGCGGGCCTGACGTTCTCGTAGCCGAGCTTGACCTGGGCCTCGCTTGGCTCCGGTGTGCCGTCCGTCGTCTTCTTCTTGCCGTCGGTGCCGATGTCCGAGCGGTCGCTGTCGCTGTCGCCGTTCGCCTGGACCGCGTACCGCAGGCCGGTGTCCGTCACGAGGAAGAGCGATCCTGAGTCGGTGTCGGTGCCCTGGCTCTGCGTGTACAGCAGGCCGGTACCGGGGGTGACGTAGGTACCTGTGCCGCTCGCGGTGATCTCGGCGGGGTACTCGGTGCCCGCCCAGGTGCTGAGGGTCGTGTCGTTGGCCCCGTCCACGTCGCGCAGGACGCTGCACACGGTGTCGCGGCCCGAGTCGGCGGAGGCGGAGTTGACCATCGACGGCTTCCGCGCGGGCCACTTGCCGGGCTGGCCGGCGAAGGTCCGGCTGTCGGCGGTGAAGTCCTGGAGGCCGACCTTGACGGCCTGGCTGTTCATGTTCAGCTCGGCCGTCTGCGGGGAGTTGATCAGCAGCCAGGCCGTGAACTGCGAGATCGGCTGCACCTTGCCGGGCAGCACGACGTACGACTTCGTGCCCTCGCCCGTCTCCGTCTCGAGCACCATGCCGACGCGGTTCTCGCTCTCCGAGAGCTGTCCCTGGACGTCGGCCGGGTCGCCTACGCCGGAGGGGAGTTCGGGGAACCCGATCGGGTCACCCTTGTGCAGCGTCGCGAGCCACTCCTTGGTGACGAGCTGCGGCTGCCGGGTGCTGCCCACGAGCGCTTCCACCAGCTTGTCGGTGTCCTGTTCGGTCGCCTGGTCGGCCACGGGGTACGCGGTCCCCCGGGCATCGACCAGATACCGGTCCCCGGCCCGCGTCCTGACGTAGAGCACCTCGCCGTCGGTCAGGCGGCCGGCGCCCTCCGTCTTCTTCGCGTCCCGGTCGGCGAGGACGAACGTCGCCTCCTGGACGGTGCTGCCCTTGCCGCCGGGCTGTTCGCACACCGCCCAGCGCTTGGCCTTGCCGGCGTCGTCGGCGGTGGGCAGGCGGTCGGGGGCGTACGGAATGCCGAGGATCGGGCCCCGGGGCGGCTTGCCCGCGTCGAGGATCTTGTCGCTGACCTGGATGACCTGGTAGTCGGCGCCGTTCATCAGCAGACGGGCGGAGGCGAGGTTGAGGACGGGGTGGAGTCGTGCGGTCTTGCCGGTCTTGAGGACGACGTAACGCGTCGTCGACTGCTTGCCGACGATGACCCGGGTGCCGGGCTGGGCCCAGTCCTTGGGCGCGGACGGCTGGAACATGCCCCAGGCGCCGAAGACTCCGAGCACCAGGGCGCCCGCGATCAGGCTCGGCACCACGGCCCGCAGCGGCTTCGGGGCACCCTCCTCGGAGCCCCAGGGGGACGGCTGGAGGAAGGCTGCGAGGGTGCGCCGCTTCGCGAACGTGTAGGCGTTGAGTTCGTCCCGCCGTGATGCCATGAGTGTCTGTTTCTCCCCGTACCGCGCCCCGGGGGCCAGAGTCCCCCGCCCTCCGTTGTCAGACCGGCCCCCTACTATGCCTGTTGAGCCTTTGCGCGTGTGGGGCGGGTAGGGTGCCTTCCGCGTCGGGGCCGCTGTCGAGTGGGCCGCTGGGCCGATTCAGGTGACTACGGGGGGTTTGCAGCAATGGCTTCCGCAAGCCGGACGCGATCGCGGTCGCTGTCGCGCACAGAAGCGTCCGCTTCGCACGCCTCGTCCGCGC belongs to Streptomyces graminofaciens and includes:
- the mycP gene encoding type VII secretion-associated serine protease mycosin, whose product is MPLNDVRARVRPDALHARVRLDGSGECTFPAKQIKGRPWALQRVLLDELWQGTDKGKGIRVAVIDTGVDDKNPQLSKAVDKAAGRDYLAKGKAADPTNDRVGHGTKVAGIIAARPHKGTGFVGLAPNATIIPIRQNDAENSGDSDSMAAAITYAVDQDADVINISQDTTKPLSATSKLATAVRNALAAKVVVVASAGNDGLDGEVKNTYPASFPGVLAVASSDRNNERAPFSQAGESVDVAAPGVDIVSTVPDDGQCTDNGTSFSAPFVAGVAALLKEKHKDWTPAQIVTQIEQTAERSVNGRDNFVGWGVVDPVRAVQESDIADPPSSPTPDPGVSRAPAPDTARFSLAETPEERDERYATYALGITAALVTVIGGTAVVLRDRRRRTGKDTLA
- the eccB gene encoding type VII secretion protein EccB; this translates as MASRRDELNAYTFAKRRTLAAFLQPSPWGSEEGAPKPLRAVVPSLIAGALVLGVFGAWGMFQPSAPKDWAQPGTRVIVGKQSTTRYVVLKTGKTARLHPVLNLASARLLMNGADYQVIQVSDKILDAGKPPRGPILGIPYAPDRLPTADDAGKAKRWAVCEQPGGKGSTVQEATFVLADRDAKKTEGAGRLTDGEVLYVRTRAGDRYLVDARGTAYPVADQATEQDTDKLVEALVGSTRQPQLVTKEWLATLHKGDPIGFPELPSGVGDPADVQGQLSESENRVGMVLETETGEGTKSYVVLPGKVQPISQFTAWLLINSPQTAELNMNSQAVKVGLQDFTADSRTFAGQPGKWPARKPSMVNSASADSGRDTVCSVLRDVDGANDTTLSTWAGTEYPAEITASGTGTYVTPGTGLLYTQSQGTDTDSGSLFLVTDTGLRYAVQANGDSDSDRSDIGTDGKKKTTDGTPEPSEAQVKLGYENVRPAKVPLVWSEFLAKGPRLDTNSARQPQGS